One window from the genome of Trabulsiella odontotermitis encodes:
- a CDS encoding AraC family transcriptional regulator, which produces MMYGLGLDGYAPDSQHDAAVAFRIRVVEDEQTIPRHQHRKGQLILALHGALTCEVDNAMWMVPPQYAVWVPGQIPHSNRATPGARVCFLFIEPGAAQMPDHCCTLKISPLVRELILTLSERTGLASQTAETGRLVQVLFDQLPQQPQQHLQLPVSSHPKIREMTETMATAPDRWQTLGQWASHFAMSERSLARLVVKETGLSFLRWRHRLQLILALQLLIRGQAVQQVAHALGYDSTTAFITMFKKVLGKTPKAYIAELDPGS; this is translated from the coding sequence GGTTACGCCCCCGACAGCCAGCACGATGCGGCGGTGGCGTTTCGCATTCGCGTCGTTGAAGACGAACAGACTATTCCGCGCCACCAGCACCGCAAAGGGCAACTGATCCTCGCATTGCACGGTGCCCTGACCTGTGAAGTGGACAACGCCATGTGGATGGTACCACCGCAGTATGCGGTGTGGGTTCCCGGCCAGATTCCGCACAGCAACCGGGCGACGCCAGGCGCGCGGGTCTGCTTTTTGTTTATCGAGCCTGGCGCGGCGCAAATGCCTGACCACTGCTGCACGCTGAAAATCTCACCGCTGGTACGGGAGCTTATACTGACGTTATCAGAACGTACCGGCCTCGCGTCACAGACTGCGGAAACCGGACGACTGGTACAGGTGCTGTTCGATCAACTCCCGCAGCAACCGCAGCAGCATTTGCAGTTGCCGGTTTCATCGCACCCAAAAATTCGCGAGATGACCGAGACCATGGCAACGGCGCCGGATCGCTGGCAAACCTTAGGCCAGTGGGCAAGCCATTTTGCCATGAGCGAACGCAGCCTTGCCCGGCTGGTGGTGAAGGAGACCGGGCTGAGCTTTTTGCGCTGGCGTCACCGTTTACAATTGATTCTGGCGTTGCAACTGTTGATTCGTGGGCAGGCCGTGCAACAGGTGGCGCACGCGCTGGGTTACGATTCCACCACCGCGTTTATCACGATGTTCAAAAAAGTGCTCGGTAAGACGCCGAAAGCGTATATCGCAGAGCTGGATCCCGGATCATGA
- a CDS encoding DUF441 domain-containing protein: MFDATLLMLLGLAALGCISHNTTVAVSILVLIIVRVTPLNTFFPWIEKQGLSLGIIILTIGVMAPIASGSLPPSTLLHSFVNWKSLVAIAIGVLVSWLGGRGVTLMSAQPHLVAGLLVGTVLGVALFRGVPVGPLIAAGLVSLILGKS; encoded by the coding sequence ATGTTTGACGCCACACTATTGATGCTTCTGGGGCTCGCCGCACTGGGATGTATCAGTCACAACACCACCGTTGCCGTCTCCATTCTGGTACTGATCATCGTCCGCGTGACGCCCCTCAACACCTTTTTTCCATGGATTGAAAAACAGGGGCTTTCCCTTGGGATTATCATTCTGACTATCGGCGTCATGGCGCCAATCGCCAGCGGCTCATTGCCGCCCTCCACACTGCTGCATTCGTTTGTTAACTGGAAATCACTGGTGGCGATCGCAATCGGCGTGCTGGTCTCGTGGCTTGGCGGGCGCGGCGTGACGCTGATGAGCGCGCAGCCTCATCTGGTGGCTGGTTTACTGGTGGGAACGGTGCTTGGCGTGGCGCTTTTTCGCGGTGTACCGGTCGGGCCGCTGATTGCCGCCGGTCTGGTGTCGCTGATCCTCGGAAAATCATGA
- the yoaI gene encoding small membrane protein YoaI, which produces MNDPMWVETMIITVSFLAIMMTLVMSVLWLERLEGY; this is translated from the coding sequence GTGAACGATCCGATGTGGGTTGAAACGATGATCATCACCGTCAGTTTTCTGGCGATCATGATGACCCTCGTTATGTCAGTACTGTGGCTGGAGCGACTGGAAGGCTATTGA
- a CDS encoding YbaK/prolyl-tRNA synthetase associated domain-containing protein, with the protein MHQQILDLLQNGNAQFRVVAHEAVGKCEAVSAIRGTALGQGAKALVCKVKGNGVNQHVLAILAADQHADLARLAQHLGGLKASLASPVEVDALTACEFGAIPPFSFHPSLKLVADPLLFSRFDEIAFNAGLLEKSIILNTNDYLRIARPELVDFRRDNRQ; encoded by the coding sequence ATCCATCAGCAAATCCTCGACTTACTGCAAAACGGGAACGCGCAGTTTCGCGTGGTGGCGCATGAGGCCGTCGGGAAGTGTGAAGCCGTTTCGGCGATCCGCGGAACCGCGTTAGGCCAGGGGGCTAAAGCGCTGGTGTGTAAAGTGAAGGGAAACGGCGTGAATCAACACGTGCTGGCGATTCTGGCGGCCGATCAGCACGCTGACCTGGCACGACTGGCGCAGCATCTGGGTGGGCTGAAAGCGTCGCTGGCGAGTCCGGTGGAAGTGGATGCCCTGACAGCCTGCGAATTTGGCGCGATTCCCCCGTTCAGCTTTCATCCGTCGCTGAAACTGGTGGCCGATCCGCTGCTGTTCTCGCGTTTCGATGAAATTGCGTTTAACGCAGGGCTGCTGGAAAAATCAATTATTCTGAACACGAACGACTACCTGCGAATCGCTCGCCCGGAACTGGTGGACTTTCGGCGCGACAATCGTCAATAG